Proteins encoded in a region of the Takifugu flavidus isolate HTHZ2018 chromosome 8, ASM371156v2, whole genome shotgun sequence genome:
- the LOC130530411 gene encoding Krueppel-like factor 15 — MVDQLILCEETFYSRHHVDGGVLPGIMVTDKCIYNHHNPYYGLTSSPHTSEEDLSDSSSPVSSICSSPESSSPTLRHILNCKYGNKRICNNGNCGSSTGDSQDSLLDLIFSQAPLSASLSSDTPHSSPSASPLLSAPVSSFSPNPHLPIGLTWETKGEQQPKQDCYEFPVFLDDMQDPTALLFQPTLEEIEEFLEENMISLMSKEEDKSDEGMSTTSEDAEADNSRTLSGEPVPASWNSDQTVPVANSPLSSCTETKPLDVGSSISVRDCSHTSVSSSIYGENDGIKQEYCATPSSVMANINDPSSVPVILQIQPINIKPEPTPSAISNPSTQQTQKVATQPSQTQGDIKIAQLLVSIQGQTFTLVPQVLSPVNITGSKKNVSTSSKFVRIAPVPIAAKPIGLGEGGLAQSPAAGFFAGSQRYQKGAVADLIKMHKCSFPGCNKMYTKSSHLKAHLRRHTGEKPFACTWPGCGWRFSRSDELSRHRRSHSGIKPYQCIVCEKKFARSDHLSKHLKVHRFPRSSRTNRSAN; from the exons ATGGTCGATCAACTGATACTTTGTGAAGAAACCTTCTACTCACGTCACCATGTCGATGGTGGAGTGTTACCAGGAATCATGGTAACAGACAAGTGCATCTATAATCACCATAACCCTTACTATGGGCTTACATCCTCCCCTCACACTTCTGAAGAAGACCTCAGTGACTCATCCAGCCCTGTCTCTTCTATCTGCTCAAGCCCTGAGTCATCATCACCAACATTGAGGCATATTCTCAACTGTAAATATGGAAACAAAAGAATCTGTAACAATGGGAACTGTGGTTCCTCAACAGGAGACAGTCAAGATAGTTTACTGGACCTTATCTTTTCACAGGCCCCTCTTAGCGCCTCATTGAGTTCAGATACCCCCCATTCttcaccatcagcatcaccgCTGTTGTCCGCGCCTGTTTCTTCATTCTCACCTAACCCTCATTTACCTATAGGTCTGACCTGGGAGACCAAGGGGGAGCAGCAACCAAAACAGGATTGTTATGagtttcctgtctttttggATGACATGCAGGATCCCACAGCACTTCTCTTTCAGCCCACCTTAGAGGAGATTGAAGAGTTTCTAGAGGAGAATATGATCTCATTAATGTCAAAAGAAGAGGACAAAAGTGATGAAGGCATGTCTACCACATCGGAGGATGCAGAGGCAGACAATTCAAGGACTTTATCAGGAGAACCTGTGCCAGCATCATGGAATTCAGATCAGACTGTACCTGTGGCAAATTCTCCCCTTTCCTCTTGCACAGAGACCAAACCATTAGATGTGGGCAGTTCAATATCAGTTAGAGATTGTAGCCATACATCTGTTTCAAGTTCCATTTATGGTGAAAATGATGGAATCAAACAGGAGTATTGTGCTACACCATCATCTGTGATGGCAAATATCAATGATCCATCTAGTGTGCCTGTCATCCTACAAATCCAGCCCATAAATATAAAACCGGAACCCACCCCCAGTGCCATATCTAATCCCAGTACACAGCAAACCCAGAAAGTTGCAACCCAGCCAAGTCAGACTCAGGGAGATATCAAAATTGCCCAACTCCTGGTCAGCATCCAGGGGCAGACCTTTACATTGGTACCTCAAGTGCTTTCACCAGTAAACATTACTGgatcaaagaaaaatgtaagTACATCATCTAAGTTTGTTCGGATTGCACCAGTGCCAATAGCTGCAAAACCCATTGGGTTGGGAGAAGGTGGGTTAGCCCAAAGTCCTGCTGCAGGGTTCTTTGCTGGAAGCCAAAGGTACCAGAAGGGTGCAGTAGCAGACCTTATTAAAATGCACAAGTGTTCTTTTCCTGGCTGCAATAAGATGTACACCAAGAGCAGCCACCTCAAAGCCCATCTGAGGAGGCACACAGGGGAGAAGCCTTTTGCCTGCACGTGGcctggctgtggatggag ATTCTCCCGGTCTGATGAGCTCTCCCGTCATCGCCGTTCCCACTCTGGCATAAAGCCTTACCAGTGCATTGTCTGCGAGAAGAAGTTTGCCCGCAGTGATCACCTGTCGAAACACCTGAAAGTCCATCGCTTTCCGCGAAGTAGCAGAACCAACCGCTCTGCAAACTGA